A genomic segment from Spinacia oleracea cultivar Varoflay chromosome 3, BTI_SOV_V1, whole genome shotgun sequence encodes:
- the LOC130469712 gene encoding uncharacterized protein, whose amino-acid sequence MKYLSRSLMQLENDPYFNFHPRCERLSITHMLFVDDLLMFSRTDPISTAMLFQKFRLFSRASGFEANLDKSNVYICGTLATTQGKIMSTLNIPAGEFPFRYLGVPLSTKKLSYIRCKPLIDKVLAIAKSRTVRHLSYAGRLQLVKTILLSYRPSGDTAASKKALISWADMGLPRSTGGWNIKNMELCNKPAVCKLLWAITHKIDKLWVRLVDSYYVKGRSLVGFQCTSAMSWSLKKIIGFMDLIVSVGGWSAVLKHGKFSITLMYQQLLPTLDKLLKWGVVSSATCPVCHICVESVDHLLFKCYTSGVVWQQVLQFRRCPGGFVDELNWIRKSCKRSGNRHKLMIMFFAESVYSQWMNRNDMIYNQHYNTP is encoded by the exons ATGAAGTATCTGTCTAGGAGTTTGATGCAACTCGAGAATGatccttattttaattttcacccAAGATGTGAGAGGCTAAGCATCACTCATATGTTGTTTGTTGATGATCTTCTCATGTTTTCTAGGACTGATCCTATATCTACTGCCATGCTGTTTCAGAAATTTAGGTTGTTCTCTAGAGCCTCAGGTTTTGAAGCAAACTTAGACAAAAGTAATGTCTATATTTGTGGTACTTTAGCTACCACTCAGGGGAAGATTATGAGTACTTTGAACATTCCTGCAGGGGAGTTCCCCTTCAGATATCTGGGAGTGCCTCTATCTACAAAAAAGCTCTCCTATATTCGGTGTAAGCCCTTGATTGATAAAGTACTTGCTATAGCTAAGAGTAGGACTGTTAGACACCTTTCTTATGCAGGGAGATTGCAGTTGGTCAAAACCATTTTACTCAGTTACCGTCCTTCTG GTGATACTGCTGCTTCAAAAAAAGCCTTGATTTCATGGGCTGATATGGGTTTGCCAAGGTCTACAGGGGGGTGGAATATTAAGAACATGGAGCTCTGTAACAAACCTGCCGTGTGTAAACTATTGTGGGCCATAACTCACAAAATAGATAAGCTTTGGGTAAGATTGGTTGATAGCTACTATGTGAAGGGCAGGTCCCTGGTTGGGTTTCAGTGCACTTCAGCTATGTCTTGGTCACTGAAAAAGATCATAGGCTTTATGGATCTTATTGTAAGTGTTGGTGGCTGGTCTGCAGTCCTGAAACATGGAAAATTCTCTATTACGCTGATGTACCAACAGCT GTTGCCTACTCTAGACAAGCTTCTGAAATGGGGGGTGGTTTCTTCTGCTACATGCCCTGTTTGTCATATTTGTGTTGAATCAGTTGATCATTTACTTTTCAAATGTTATACTTCTGGAGTAGTATGGCAGCAAGTTCTTCAGTTTAGGAGATGCCCTGGTGGGTTTGTAGATGAACTAAACTGGATAAGGAAGAGCTGCAAGAGAAGTGGTAATAGACACAAGTTGATGATTATGTTCTTTGCTGAAAGTGTGTATTCCCAATGGATGAATAGGAATGATATGATCTATAACCAACACTATAACACACCCTAG